In Stieleria varia, one genomic interval encodes:
- a CDS encoding tetratricopeptide repeat protein, with protein sequence MTDQQRVMGEKRAQRSVRWELNLPWLFWSLAIALLVFLVAIGLYWFQSQQITSSILAKADQARENEDWEKQLLWLSRYRLLDPTNTDALVAYAKAANLAADAPPANRLDQVERSRKSLRDALASLADQDSTPEIVAQQAELRRLLIKRLMQYGPRYADEAERQIVLLAAPNDDVQMLRAMAFARIGQSASEQADKREPDKFFQDSDFWLWLSQQPLGVVTSMAWQANPTDIGLATSLIDQCIGSPELFGSTETGDAIDPTQMAKRVIEQLQTQTQNGQAQWVIYRYLQQTQPKSAGDHLQKLVPPALKRLQDHVAQLSAVETAALTTTESANESSPAIPAPILSTASAVDLYEPRWDYDLVLESTQPALQSAATQEIQVTAGDRLDALMAMPDMAVPSPMVESAYVSRGRLYWNTDETEQAISIWKDGIERLGDNSLNLQLIYTGAVAEKGTVAEASESADRLADLVRRQSLALMGPEGARYSQSERTTFRKQLDTATWMTQLIRGQIALREGHLSVAIDQLQTALDSQFPISDSERVRAAILLAQAFEKRETWDLAATAYERAISLSPADNQFRVNAARAWALAGDSNRSRQQWQAIDGASIPLLIARAQALLSVQMSLPPAKRDFVAINRSLETIREQLRSVPDDQEKARSELQAQLELLTLAIPDSDDGQQREQAIERLESLSDRFPQSAQMQSVAALTLASAGRPERSEAALNRLLKIVGTESYQYQQTLARTLVARGMHDEAVRGLVEHAKAVVTDADVSLTLAADIAQVRQQNQLAYQLLQQIPETQLTADTLFRLFSLSLTQGAKPTANEADGDRIKDAMQWENKLKKFEGDDGAWWRLARASRLMYQWDRMNENDPKRYDLIKQASELQTFIRNARPRWGMGLALEGYIAARQGEPIRAIDALRRGIDSGDRRVSSILLLIDQLNKANRVAEADAELMRFESIMDTDSNLTALAVAIAAKKGDYTQGLELARAGANSNPHDTSVWLILGQTAARAAQATEQPDARKKLVGEAKNAYDRALSESNDSSLAAYQLRVRLQATFYGNKEVRLELQQALKSNVSEPMRSLFVGLAYSELKDFETALPILQRAVKIAPNDPDVFIALAEFYRLGRDDAKSIEMLEKAYSLAPTRTDVRNKLALAVALRDGAEVPWQRLDQLLRGESGGTDQNELLHALILINRGDEKRQEQAAQILNELIRVGGPVSDDAMRMLAALERRRWLSGEPESDESRRAFAEARRLYTALTRRPNPAPMDLYRFADLLLRADQTTEVEGLADKLDAITGGSPIGLDIRLRLAKKLGQEEKAAELAKQWAQQAVESGTMLQAGAWETTGRTLSNLGYHDQALEWLERAYDENPDTFRVFVIALSRARKFDRAIEICKTNYKSKGQPDAVALLADVMIISGDFMTVPEEIEAIFTDALAKHESVPRLVESIGSLRLAQERYPESVALYERAIELAPDNGRILNNLAMALSEIPGREPMALPRIRKAIDLYGRSPELLDTQGLVLLRNDKVDEATKVLREAMASSDDPRYRFHLLMALMRSGDKVQSRAVWAQLDVTALKTAVLTPAERRDFALMQEQFGARRTP encoded by the coding sequence ATGACTGACCAACAACGCGTCATGGGCGAGAAACGCGCCCAGCGTAGCGTTCGTTGGGAACTGAATCTTCCATGGCTGTTCTGGTCGCTGGCCATTGCCCTGCTGGTTTTTTTGGTCGCGATTGGATTGTACTGGTTCCAATCTCAACAGATCACCAGTTCGATCTTGGCCAAAGCGGACCAAGCACGCGAGAACGAAGACTGGGAAAAACAACTCCTGTGGCTGAGTCGCTATCGATTGCTGGATCCGACAAACACGGACGCCTTGGTTGCCTACGCAAAGGCGGCCAATCTGGCTGCGGATGCCCCACCGGCCAATCGGCTCGATCAAGTGGAACGGTCGCGAAAGTCGCTTCGCGACGCACTCGCGAGCTTGGCCGACCAAGACTCCACGCCAGAAATCGTAGCTCAGCAAGCCGAATTGCGGCGACTGCTGATCAAGCGGTTGATGCAGTACGGTCCACGTTACGCCGACGAAGCCGAACGACAGATCGTCCTGTTGGCCGCACCCAACGACGACGTGCAGATGCTGCGTGCAATGGCGTTCGCCCGCATCGGACAATCGGCGTCGGAACAAGCCGATAAGCGTGAGCCGGACAAGTTCTTTCAGGACAGCGATTTTTGGCTTTGGCTTTCTCAACAACCTCTGGGTGTTGTGACGTCCATGGCTTGGCAAGCCAACCCAACCGACATCGGCTTGGCGACATCACTGATCGATCAGTGCATCGGATCACCAGAGCTTTTTGGATCGACCGAAACGGGCGACGCGATTGATCCGACGCAAATGGCCAAACGAGTCATTGAGCAATTGCAAACACAGACGCAAAACGGTCAAGCCCAATGGGTCATCTACCGTTATCTGCAACAAACCCAACCCAAGTCCGCGGGCGACCATCTCCAGAAATTGGTGCCCCCTGCACTGAAGCGGCTCCAGGATCATGTCGCCCAACTCTCGGCAGTGGAAACGGCGGCTCTCACCACGACCGAATCCGCAAATGAGTCTTCGCCTGCGATCCCAGCACCGATTCTGTCGACGGCATCGGCGGTGGATCTCTACGAGCCACGTTGGGACTACGACTTGGTATTGGAATCGACGCAGCCAGCCCTGCAGTCCGCCGCCACCCAGGAAATACAAGTCACAGCGGGGGATCGCCTGGACGCATTGATGGCGATGCCCGACATGGCGGTCCCGAGTCCGATGGTCGAATCGGCGTACGTCAGTCGCGGTCGTTTGTACTGGAACACGGATGAAACGGAACAAGCGATTTCGATCTGGAAAGACGGAATCGAGCGACTCGGCGACAACTCACTCAACCTGCAATTGATTTACACGGGGGCGGTTGCTGAAAAGGGCACGGTTGCCGAGGCCAGTGAGTCAGCCGATCGCTTGGCGGACTTGGTTCGTCGCCAATCCTTGGCGTTGATGGGACCAGAGGGCGCTCGTTATTCGCAGTCGGAGCGTACCACGTTTCGCAAACAGTTGGACACCGCGACGTGGATGACCCAGTTGATACGCGGTCAGATCGCCTTGCGAGAAGGTCATTTGTCGGTCGCAATCGATCAACTCCAAACCGCCTTGGATTCACAATTCCCGATCAGTGACTCCGAACGTGTTCGTGCCGCGATCCTGCTGGCACAAGCGTTCGAGAAACGCGAGACCTGGGATCTGGCGGCGACCGCGTACGAACGAGCCATCAGCCTTTCCCCAGCGGACAACCAGTTCCGGGTCAACGCCGCTCGCGCATGGGCGCTCGCCGGCGACAGCAATCGTTCGCGACAACAATGGCAAGCGATCGATGGAGCGTCGATCCCCCTGCTGATCGCCCGAGCACAGGCCTTGCTCAGCGTGCAAATGTCGCTGCCTCCCGCCAAACGCGACTTCGTCGCCATCAACCGCAGCCTCGAAACGATTCGTGAGCAGTTGCGCAGCGTGCCCGATGACCAAGAAAAAGCTCGCAGTGAACTGCAGGCCCAATTGGAACTGCTGACCCTGGCGATCCCCGACTCCGACGACGGCCAACAACGCGAGCAGGCAATCGAGCGTTTGGAGTCACTGTCGGATCGATTCCCACAAAGTGCTCAAATGCAATCGGTCGCCGCACTGACGCTTGCATCGGCCGGCCGCCCCGAACGCTCCGAAGCCGCACTCAACCGGCTACTGAAAATCGTCGGCACAGAGTCGTATCAGTACCAGCAAACACTCGCCCGCACGCTTGTCGCACGCGGAATGCATGACGAAGCGGTCCGTGGTTTGGTCGAGCATGCCAAAGCGGTTGTGACCGATGCCGACGTCAGCTTGACCCTGGCTGCCGACATCGCACAAGTTCGCCAGCAGAATCAGTTGGCTTACCAATTGCTACAACAGATCCCCGAAACTCAACTCACCGCCGACACCCTATTCCGTCTGTTTTCGCTTTCGCTAACCCAAGGTGCGAAACCCACCGCGAATGAAGCGGATGGCGACCGCATCAAGGACGCGATGCAGTGGGAGAACAAGCTCAAGAAATTCGAGGGCGACGACGGCGCATGGTGGCGACTCGCTCGCGCCTCCCGCCTGATGTACCAGTGGGATCGGATGAACGAAAATGATCCCAAACGCTACGATCTGATCAAACAAGCCAGTGAGTTGCAAACCTTTATCCGCAACGCGAGACCACGTTGGGGAATGGGACTTGCCCTGGAAGGCTACATTGCCGCGCGACAGGGGGAACCCATTCGCGCGATCGATGCACTGCGTCGGGGCATCGACAGCGGTGACCGCCGCGTCTCCAGTATCCTGCTGTTGATCGATCAGTTGAACAAAGCCAATCGGGTTGCCGAAGCGGACGCGGAATTGATGCGTTTCGAAAGCATCATGGATACCGATTCCAACCTGACAGCACTGGCCGTCGCAATCGCGGCAAAGAAAGGGGACTACACCCAAGGATTGGAGCTGGCACGAGCCGGAGCCAACAGCAATCCGCACGATACGAGTGTGTGGTTGATCCTGGGTCAAACCGCCGCTCGTGCAGCACAAGCGACCGAGCAGCCTGACGCACGAAAGAAGTTGGTCGGCGAAGCCAAGAATGCTTACGACCGAGCGCTCAGCGAATCCAACGACAGCAGCTTGGCCGCCTACCAACTGCGTGTCCGACTGCAGGCGACGTTTTACGGCAACAAAGAAGTCCGATTGGAGTTGCAACAGGCGTTGAAAAGCAACGTCAGCGAACCGATGCGGTCCCTGTTCGTCGGACTCGCCTACTCGGAGCTCAAGGACTTTGAAACAGCCCTCCCGATCTTACAGCGGGCAGTCAAAATCGCACCCAACGATCCAGATGTCTTCATCGCATTGGCTGAGTTTTACCGGCTGGGACGCGATGACGCCAAGTCGATTGAGATGTTGGAGAAAGCCTACTCGCTCGCTCCGACTCGAACGGACGTCCGCAACAAACTGGCATTGGCCGTCGCACTGAGAGATGGTGCTGAGGTCCCCTGGCAACGACTGGATCAGTTGCTGCGTGGTGAGTCGGGCGGAACCGATCAGAACGAGTTGCTGCACGCGTTGATCCTGATCAATCGAGGTGATGAAAAACGCCAAGAACAAGCCGCACAGATCCTGAACGAATTGATTCGCGTCGGAGGCCCGGTCAGTGATGACGCGATGCGCATGCTGGCTGCTTTGGAACGCAGACGATGGCTCAGTGGCGAACCGGAATCGGACGAGTCGCGCAGGGCGTTTGCAGAAGCACGCCGGCTGTACACCGCGTTGACGCGACGTCCCAATCCCGCACCGATGGACCTGTATCGTTTCGCCGATCTCTTGCTGCGTGCCGATCAAACCACCGAAGTCGAAGGGTTGGCGGACAAGCTCGATGCGATCACCGGCGGCTCTCCCATTGGTTTGGACATCCGTCTCCGACTGGCCAAGAAATTAGGACAAGAAGAGAAGGCGGCTGAGCTGGCCAAGCAATGGGCACAACAAGCCGTGGAGTCGGGAACGATGTTGCAAGCCGGTGCCTGGGAAACCACCGGCCGCACACTTTCTAACCTCGGATATCACGACCAAGCCCTGGAGTGGCTGGAAAGGGCGTACGATGAAAACCCGGACACCTTCCGCGTCTTTGTCATTGCCCTGTCGCGAGCACGCAAGTTTGATCGCGCCATCGAGATTTGCAAAACGAACTACAAATCCAAAGGCCAGCCGGACGCCGTCGCTTTGCTGGCAGACGTCATGATCATCAGCGGTGACTTCATGACGGTACCGGAGGAGATCGAAGCGATCTTTACTGATGCGTTGGCGAAACACGAATCCGTCCCCAGATTGGTTGAATCCATCGGTTCACTCCGGCTGGCTCAAGAACGGTATCCGGAGTCGGTCGCGTTGTACGAGCGAGCGATCGAGTTGGCGCCGGACAACGGCCGCATCTTGAACAATCTGGCCATGGCGCTGTCGGAGATCCCAGGTCGTGAGCCGATGGCGTTGCCACGAATTCGCAAAGCGATCGACCTGTACGGACGCAGCCCAGAGTTGTTGGACACACAAGGCCTGGTGTTGTTACGAAACGACAAGGTGGACGAAGCCACCAAGGTGTTACGAGAAGCGATGGCGAGTTCGGATGACCCACGCTATCGATTCCACCTGCTGATGGCGTTGATGCGATCGGGCGACAAAGTGCAATCGCGAGCCGTCTGGGCGCAACTGGACGTCACCGCACTCAAAACAGCCGTCTTAACCCCCGCCGAGCGCCGAGACTTCGCCCTCATGCAAGAACAATTCGGCGCCCGCCGAACCCCATGA
- a CDS encoding exosortase-associated EpsI family protein, with protein MTETTSSPRTRSRRFGKRTRGVTICVAAILLSGILHGYLDGRWVDKPNLQRIGAQLAELPSKCGDWELADEGELDERAAEMLQCHGSLVREYWNPASGQRVNVAVLFGPRGPIAVHVPEICYSSRGTEPAGPTTVLTLKTDDQLDQLWRVEFQREGSEEPHLEVCYGWSDGGRWQAAKYPRVWLTDQLYKVQVAGPPGTDGQPSPVQDFLKSFLPALNHQISQNT; from the coding sequence ATGACCGAAACCACATCCAGCCCGCGAACCCGCTCCAGACGCTTCGGCAAACGAACCCGCGGCGTCACGATATGCGTCGCCGCCATTCTGTTGTCGGGGATTTTGCACGGCTACCTCGACGGACGTTGGGTGGACAAACCCAATCTACAGCGGATCGGCGCGCAGCTCGCCGAGTTGCCCAGCAAATGCGGCGACTGGGAACTGGCAGACGAAGGAGAACTCGATGAGCGGGCGGCTGAAATGCTGCAATGCCATGGATCCCTGGTCCGCGAATACTGGAATCCTGCAAGCGGTCAACGGGTCAACGTGGCGGTCTTGTTCGGCCCCCGCGGCCCGATCGCGGTCCACGTTCCCGAGATCTGTTACAGCAGCCGTGGAACCGAGCCCGCTGGACCGACAACCGTACTGACCTTGAAAACGGACGATCAGCTCGACCAACTTTGGCGAGTCGAGTTCCAACGTGAGGGCAGCGAAGAGCCGCACCTGGAAGTCTGTTATGGATGGAGCGACGGCGGCCGTTGGCAAGCGGCCAAGTACCCCAGGGTATGGCTCACCGACCAGCTTTACAAAGTGCAAGTAGCGGGACCACCAGGAACAGACGGCCAGCCATCACCCGTCCAAGATTTCCTAAAGTCGTTTCTACCAGCCCTCAACCACCAGATCTCCCAAAACACTTAA
- a CDS encoding sugar transferase: MPTLDELLPEYRFATKRDETPLPTLPQTHRRYRYFARKDRVERAMGACLLVPALPVIAVCWVAIRLTSKGPGLFRQTRVGRGGRTFEVLKLRTMRQDAEAGGPQWSSKGDPRITRLGRILRSLHLDELPQLVNVVRGEMVIVGPRPERPEFVELLTEEIPGYQRRLIVKPGITGLSQINLPPDTDLRSVQRKQVLDLHHIDNAHLWFDARMVMLTTLRVLCISNETLTRLMGLDRKHLLAELPPTNDHRHSVSLQELLAQARLRKELAEIDIDDDIEDAAQVDGPGDSWKTDSDSYDDDATLARSPR, translated from the coding sequence ATGCCAACGCTTGATGAATTGCTACCCGAGTATCGCTTTGCAACCAAACGCGACGAAACTCCGCTACCAACGCTGCCGCAGACCCATCGTCGCTATCGATACTTTGCCCGCAAAGATCGAGTCGAGCGAGCGATGGGTGCGTGCTTGTTGGTACCCGCATTGCCGGTGATCGCAGTGTGCTGGGTCGCCATCCGTCTGACCTCCAAAGGCCCCGGCCTGTTTCGACAAACCCGAGTCGGACGCGGCGGGCGAACGTTCGAAGTGTTGAAGCTGCGGACGATGCGACAAGACGCGGAAGCCGGTGGACCGCAGTGGTCCTCCAAAGGTGACCCACGGATCACACGATTGGGTCGCATCTTACGTTCACTGCATTTGGACGAGTTGCCTCAACTGGTCAACGTCGTCCGTGGAGAAATGGTGATCGTCGGACCGCGCCCTGAACGACCCGAGTTTGTCGAGCTGTTGACAGAAGAAATCCCAGGGTATCAGCGACGACTGATCGTCAAGCCGGGCATCACCGGACTATCGCAAATCAATCTGCCACCGGACACCGATCTCCGTAGCGTGCAGCGCAAACAAGTCCTGGATCTGCATCACATCGACAACGCCCATCTATGGTTTGACGCCCGGATGGTGATGTTGACCACATTGCGAGTCCTGTGCATCAGCAATGAAACTTTGACACGACTGATGGGTCTGGACCGCAAGCACTTGCTGGCTGAGTTACCGCCCACCAACGACCATCGTCACTCCGTGAGCTTGCAAGAGTTACTGGCACAAGCAAGGTTGCGGAAAGAGCTAGCGGAAATCGACATCGACGACGACATCGAAGACGCCGCGCAGGTCGACGGCCCAGGCGATTCCTGGAAAACCGACAGCGACAGCTATGACGACGACGCCACCCTAGCCCGCTCCCCCCGCTAA
- a CDS encoding XrtA system polysaccharide deacetylase — protein MSTLPNILTVDVEDYFQVSAFEHRISRDQWNSIPCRVEASTDRLLQLFADCNVHGTFFVLGWVAKHYPTLVRRIADAGHELASHGFWHQLVYNLTPDEFRQDIRDSKAAIGDATGVGVTAYRAPSFSITNKSMWALDVLVEEGFTVDSSIFPIRHARGGMPGARPDIHTIQTQHGPITEIPPSVGRVGKLKVPIGGGYFRLFPLSLTRQAIRSIQAQNRPAMLYIHPWEIDPEQPRVSGIGRKSRARHYVGLGRTENRMRKLFATEIFTPLSETLRKNATVPETEFTYCETVQGEEHDN, from the coding sequence TTGTCCACCCTCCCCAACATCCTCACCGTCGACGTCGAAGACTACTTCCAAGTCTCGGCGTTCGAGCACCGTATCTCTCGGGACCAGTGGAACAGCATCCCGTGCCGGGTCGAAGCGAGCACGGACAGGCTGCTGCAGCTCTTCGCCGACTGCAACGTCCACGGCACCTTCTTCGTGCTCGGCTGGGTCGCCAAGCATTACCCAACACTCGTTCGCCGAATCGCCGACGCCGGGCACGAACTAGCGTCGCACGGTTTCTGGCACCAATTGGTCTACAACCTGACCCCGGACGAATTCCGCCAAGACATCCGCGACAGCAAAGCAGCAATCGGCGACGCCACGGGCGTCGGCGTCACCGCCTACCGAGCCCCCAGTTTTTCGATCACCAACAAATCCATGTGGGCCTTGGACGTGCTCGTCGAAGAAGGCTTCACCGTCGACAGCAGCATCTTCCCCATCCGTCACGCACGCGGCGGCATGCCGGGCGCGAGACCCGACATCCACACCATCCAAACCCAGCACGGCCCGATCACCGAAATCCCCCCATCGGTCGGCCGTGTGGGCAAGCTAAAAGTCCCGATCGGCGGCGGCTACTTTCGCCTCTTCCCGCTGTCATTGACCCGGCAAGCGATACGCTCGATCCAAGCCCAAAACCGCCCCGCGATGCTGTACATCCACCCGTGGGAAATCGACCCCGAGCAACCGCGGGTCAGTGGCATCGGACGGAAAAGCCGTGCAAGACACTATGTGGGCTTGGGCCGAACTGAAAATCGCATGAGAAAGCTCTTCGCAACTGAGATATTTACGCCTTTGAGCGAGACATTGCGTAAAAACGCTACAGTCCCGGAAACTGAATTCACCTATTGCGAAACGGTCCAAGGGGAGGAACACGATAATTGA
- a CDS encoding O-antigen ligase family protein produces MISTIVIYGIFVAICFAALIRPWTGVLGFYFFAVLDPGWNWRWAVDRYFPFQKYIFAFLVIGWLINGMPGLRYNRRDAAPIISLLCFLALAYASSSFSIDASLSSWYLDKLWKVVLVAIAAAITIDTPKKLVALLFTVVIAQSWNAYQINLQYFQDGYSLYARITQWGTKGDNNGYSILTLPVIAMSISLAASDFRTQWRLLALGIAVLQIHQIMLLESRGTMIGGLVMAVMFFVFMQKTGLNIAVVAMLLFAGFLLAGPSVVREFTSAFEDAGNRDSSAESRFHLWKAGWEITKDYPLLGVGPWCGALKVPEYYEGESLRVKRKELHNIFFELSTGTGLPATAFYLGFSALPWWACFMHWWRSRRMQNSIPNHADSVSINAVSLAVLCGLPGYFVASMFSSGVLLETSYILASCGCVASALFRRTNTNSEELLRSLGRDIPRVS; encoded by the coding sequence TTGATCAGCACGATCGTTATCTACGGAATCTTCGTCGCAATTTGTTTTGCTGCGTTAATACGCCCTTGGACAGGGGTGTTAGGATTCTATTTCTTTGCTGTTCTGGACCCTGGTTGGAATTGGCGGTGGGCGGTCGATCGCTATTTTCCGTTTCAAAAGTATATCTTCGCGTTTCTTGTGATTGGCTGGTTAATCAATGGGATGCCAGGGCTCAGGTACAACAGGCGGGACGCTGCACCAATTATAAGTCTCTTGTGTTTTCTTGCACTTGCTTACGCATCAAGTTCTTTCTCGATCGATGCATCACTGTCAAGCTGGTATCTTGACAAGTTGTGGAAAGTGGTGCTAGTTGCTATTGCAGCAGCGATCACTATTGATACACCTAAGAAATTGGTCGCATTGTTGTTCACTGTTGTGATTGCACAGTCGTGGAACGCATATCAAATCAATCTACAATATTTCCAAGACGGCTACTCTCTCTACGCCAGGATAACACAGTGGGGTACAAAGGGAGACAATAACGGCTACTCCATCCTGACCTTGCCTGTCATTGCGATGAGCATTTCGTTGGCAGCCTCTGACTTCCGGACGCAATGGCGATTGCTGGCGTTGGGGATTGCTGTTTTGCAAATCCACCAAATCATGTTGCTTGAGTCACGAGGAACCATGATCGGAGGTCTCGTCATGGCTGTAATGTTCTTCGTGTTTATGCAAAAAACAGGGCTGAACATTGCGGTAGTCGCAATGCTGCTCTTCGCAGGATTTCTACTTGCAGGTCCGTCGGTAGTGCGGGAGTTCACTTCTGCGTTCGAAGACGCTGGCAACAGAGACTCTTCTGCCGAGAGTCGTTTTCATCTATGGAAAGCTGGCTGGGAGATCACAAAGGATTACCCATTGCTCGGAGTTGGACCCTGGTGCGGCGCTTTGAAAGTGCCAGAATACTACGAAGGCGAGAGTTTGAGAGTAAAAAGAAAAGAATTGCATAACATCTTTTTTGAGCTAAGTACGGGAACAGGACTTCCCGCAACTGCTTTCTACCTCGGCTTCAGTGCGTTGCCTTGGTGGGCATGCTTCATGCATTGGTGGCGATCCCGAAGGATGCAAAACAGTATCCCAAACCACGCCGATTCAGTTTCGATCAACGCCGTATCGCTTGCAGTGCTTTGCGGACTTCCAGGCTATTTTGTGGCAAGCATGTTCAGTAGCGGAGTCCTACTGGAGACAAGTTACATCCTAGCATCTTGTGGATGCGTTGCATCTGCTCTATTCCGCAGGACGAACACTAACAGCGAAGAGTTATTGAGATCATTAGGACGCGATATACCACGGGTGAGTTAA
- a CDS encoding ABC transporter permease produces MNEIITQESIVEHASDPEHWDLVIEPHASLFSLNLGDVWRYRDLLYLFTRRDIVSFYKQTILGPIWFFIQPIFTTLVYVLVFGKIAKLSTDGAPQVLFYLCGVTFWNYFSECFNKTATVFRDNAGLFGKVYFPRVITPLSIVASNLVRFTIQFALFLLFLSWYAYRGQAFPNPVAFLLPLTVLIMAMMGLSFGMLFSALTTKYRDMVFLLQFGVQLLMYATPVIYPVSQMPPNIGAVLAWNPLAPLFEATRYGFLGAGEFSVSGIVYAATFAAVSLLCATIVFNRVERTFMDTV; encoded by the coding sequence ATGAACGAAATAATCACACAAGAATCAATCGTCGAGCATGCCTCTGACCCAGAGCATTGGGACCTCGTTATCGAGCCACACGCCTCACTATTCTCCCTAAATCTAGGAGACGTCTGGCGATACCGCGACCTACTTTACCTATTCACTCGGCGTGACATTGTTTCATTCTATAAACAAACGATCCTGGGGCCGATATGGTTTTTCATCCAGCCAATCTTTACAACACTCGTCTACGTCTTGGTTTTTGGTAAAATTGCGAAACTTTCAACAGACGGAGCCCCCCAGGTCCTGTTCTACCTTTGTGGTGTAACCTTCTGGAACTATTTTTCCGAGTGCTTCAACAAAACGGCAACGGTCTTCAGGGACAACGCAGGCCTTTTTGGAAAGGTGTATTTCCCGCGAGTCATCACTCCTCTGTCAATTGTCGCATCGAACCTCGTTCGCTTCACCATTCAGTTCGCGCTGTTTCTCCTGTTCTTAAGCTGGTACGCGTACCGGGGACAAGCGTTCCCTAACCCCGTCGCCTTCTTGCTCCCGTTAACGGTCTTGATAATGGCAATGATGGGATTGTCATTCGGGATGCTATTCTCGGCACTTACGACCAAGTATCGCGACATGGTGTTTCTGCTGCAGTTCGGTGTGCAATTGCTGATGTATGCGACGCCTGTGATATACCCAGTCTCCCAGATGCCGCCAAACATAGGCGCTGTGCTTGCCTGGAATCCGTTAGCCCCGTTGTTTGAGGCGACTCGATACGGATTCCTTGGCGCAGGTGAATTTTCGGTGTCGGGAATCGTGTACGCCGCAACTTTCGCTGCCGTTTCCCTGCTGTGTGCTACGATCGTTTTCAACCGTGTCGAGCGCACGTTCATGGACACTGTTTGA